In the Pseudolabrys taiwanensis genome, one interval contains:
- a CDS encoding VOC family protein, with translation MNVQPYLSFEGRCEEALDFYKKAIGAQVEVMMRFKEAPPMDSPGEGCAGPMPDANKIMHSSFKVGDAVIMATDGMASGKADFKGISLALSVKDDADAQQKFKALSEGGTVLQPLMKTFFSSSFGMLADKFGVGWMVVVPQH, from the coding sequence ATGAACGTTCAGCCGTATCTGAGCTTCGAAGGCCGCTGCGAGGAAGCGCTCGACTTCTACAAGAAAGCGATCGGTGCGCAGGTCGAGGTCATGATGCGTTTCAAGGAAGCGCCGCCGATGGACAGCCCCGGCGAGGGCTGCGCCGGCCCGATGCCTGACGCCAACAAGATCATGCATTCGAGCTTCAAGGTCGGCGACGCCGTCATCATGGCGACCGACGGCATGGCGAGCGGCAAGGCGGATTTCAAAGGCATTTCGCTCGCGCTCTCGGTCAAGGATGACGCCGACGCTCAACAGAAATTCAAGGCGCTGAGCGAAGGCGGCACGGTGCTTCAGCCGCTGATGAAGACCTTCTTCTCCTCCAGCTTCGGCATGTTGGCCGACAAATTCGGCGTCGGCTGGATGGTGGTTGTTCCGCAGCACTAA
- the ubiB gene encoding 2-polyprenylphenol 6-hydroxylase — protein MIAAFSHLIRLSRAGYVFAREGVLALVDTRPLPLPARTAIALARLIERPGAKDGGARLAAALGRLGPTYVKLGQFLATRPDVVGPAIARDLQSLQDKMPAFPQAEAEAVVAAAFEKPLNAVYANFGPAVAAASIAQVHPAQVEKDGVRQQVAVKILRPGVERRFKVDLDAFFFAARRAEAMSPEAERLRLVEVVNTLDRSVALEMDFRLEAAALSEMAENTREDVDFRVPHIDWDRTAREVLTLEWIDGTKLNDRAALEAKGFDLPALGRNVIQSFLRHALRDGFFHADMHPGNLFVDDDGRLIAVDFGIMGRLGVKERRFLAEILFGFITRDYRRVAQVHFDAGYVPRHHSVDAFAQAIRAIGEPIHNRTAEDISMAKLLTLLFEVTGIFDMRTRPELILLQKTMVVVEGVARSLDPKLDMWKTADPVVREWIARNLGPVGIAEGAARGAGEIGRFVAQVPSLLTRAGFMLDQLDDITRNGLVLAPETVEAIGRAEQRRNRWTAAALWVIALLLFWIAWLLV, from the coding sequence GTGATCGCGGCCTTCTCTCATCTCATCCGCCTGTCTCGCGCCGGCTATGTGTTCGCGCGCGAGGGCGTGCTCGCGCTCGTCGACACGCGGCCTTTGCCGCTGCCCGCGCGCACGGCGATCGCGCTCGCGCGGCTCATCGAGCGGCCCGGCGCCAAGGATGGCGGTGCCCGTCTCGCCGCGGCGCTCGGACGGCTCGGCCCCACTTACGTCAAGCTCGGGCAGTTTCTGGCGACGCGGCCCGACGTCGTGGGCCCCGCGATCGCGCGCGATCTGCAAAGCCTGCAAGACAAGATGCCGGCGTTTCCGCAAGCCGAAGCGGAAGCCGTGGTTGCCGCGGCGTTCGAGAAGCCGCTCAACGCCGTCTATGCCAACTTCGGACCGGCGGTGGCGGCGGCTTCGATCGCGCAGGTGCATCCGGCGCAGGTCGAGAAGGATGGCGTGCGCCAGCAGGTCGCGGTGAAGATCCTGCGGCCCGGCGTCGAGCGGCGTTTCAAGGTCGACCTCGACGCTTTCTTCTTCGCGGCGCGGCGCGCCGAGGCGATGTCGCCGGAAGCCGAACGCCTGCGTCTGGTCGAAGTCGTCAACACGCTCGACCGTTCGGTGGCACTGGAGATGGATTTCCGCCTGGAGGCGGCGGCGCTGTCGGAGATGGCCGAGAACACGCGCGAGGATGTCGATTTCCGCGTGCCGCACATCGATTGGGATCGCACGGCGCGCGAAGTGCTGACGCTCGAATGGATCGACGGCACGAAGCTCAACGATCGCGCCGCGCTCGAGGCCAAGGGCTTCGATCTGCCGGCGCTCGGCCGCAACGTGATCCAGAGCTTCCTGCGCCATGCGTTGCGCGACGGCTTCTTCCACGCCGACATGCATCCCGGTAATCTGTTCGTCGATGACGATGGCCGGTTGATCGCGGTCGACTTCGGCATCATGGGCCGGCTCGGCGTCAAGGAGCGCCGCTTCCTCGCCGAGATCCTGTTCGGGTTCATCACGCGCGACTATCGCCGGGTCGCGCAGGTGCATTTCGATGCCGGCTACGTGCCGCGGCATCATTCGGTCGATGCCTTCGCGCAGGCGATCCGCGCCATCGGCGAGCCGATCCATAACCGCACCGCCGAAGATATCTCGATGGCGAAGCTGCTGACGCTGCTGTTCGAGGTGACCGGCATTTTCGATATGCGCACGCGGCCCGAGCTGATCCTGCTGCAGAAGACCATGGTCGTGGTCGAAGGCGTCGCGCGTTCGCTCGATCCCAAGCTCGACATGTGGAAGACGGCCGATCCGGTGGTGCGCGAGTGGATCGCGCGCAATCTGGGGCCGGTGGGCATCGCCGAAGGCGCGGCGCGCGGCGCCGGCGAGATCGGCCGTTTCGTCGCGCAGGTGCCGTCGCTGCTGACGCGCGCCGGCTTCATGCTCGATCAGCTCGACGACATCACGCGCAACGGTCTCGTGCTGGCGCCGGAGACGGTCGAGGCCATCGGCCGGGCCGAGCAGCGCCGCAACCGTTGGACGGCCGCGGCGCTGTGGGTCATCGCGCTGCTGTTGTTCTGGATCGCGTGGCTGTTGGTGTAG
- a CDS encoding VOC family protein, translating into MALAKRKLATCLWFDKQAEEAAKFYCSVFKNAKLGRTAYYPDAGQDIHAKPANSVLTVEFELEGMAFMALNAGPMFKFNEAISLQIPCETQEEIDYYWSALTADGGQESQCGWLKDKFGLSWQVFPDFMGDILTGPDRAAAARVMNAFMPMKKFDMAAIKKAFKGE; encoded by the coding sequence GTGGCCTTAGCCAAACGAAAACTCGCGACCTGTCTTTGGTTCGACAAGCAGGCGGAAGAAGCGGCGAAATTCTATTGCTCCGTGTTCAAGAACGCGAAGCTCGGCCGCACCGCTTATTACCCCGACGCCGGGCAGGACATTCACGCCAAGCCGGCCAATTCCGTGCTGACGGTCGAGTTCGAACTCGAAGGCATGGCGTTCATGGCGCTCAATGCCGGGCCGATGTTCAAATTCAACGAAGCGATCTCGCTGCAGATCCCCTGCGAGACGCAGGAGGAAATCGACTACTATTGGAGCGCGCTGACCGCCGACGGCGGTCAGGAAAGCCAATGCGGCTGGCTCAAGGACAAGTTCGGCCTGTCGTGGCAGGTGTTTCCCGACTTCATGGGCGACATATTGACCGGACCGGATCGCGCCGCCGCCGCGCGTGTTATGAACGCCTTCATGCCGATGAAGAAGTTCGACATGGCGGCCATCAAAAAGGCCTTCAAAGGCGAATAA
- a CDS encoding enoyl-CoA hydratase, which produces MSYQNILVETKGRVGIIRLNRPQALNALNQALMAELTQAVQAFDADDAVGCMLLTGSEKAFAAGADIKEMADKSFIDAYGGNFAADWHGIAQARKPVVAAVAGFALGGGCEIAMQCDIIIAADTAKFGQPEIKLGVIPGIGGTQRLTRAVGKAKAMDLVLTGRNMDAAEAERAGLVARVVPAASLMDEAMKVAETIAGMSLPSVLAGKESVNAAFESSLAEGVRFERRIFHSLFATEDQKEGMKAFVEKRKPDWKNK; this is translated from the coding sequence ATGAGCTATCAAAACATCCTCGTCGAAACCAAAGGCCGCGTCGGCATCATCCGGCTCAACCGTCCGCAGGCGCTGAACGCGCTCAATCAGGCGCTAATGGCGGAGCTGACGCAAGCGGTGCAGGCGTTCGACGCCGATGACGCTGTCGGCTGCATGCTGCTCACCGGCAGCGAGAAGGCTTTCGCCGCCGGCGCCGACATCAAGGAGATGGCGGACAAGAGCTTCATCGACGCCTATGGCGGCAACTTCGCGGCCGATTGGCACGGCATCGCGCAGGCGCGGAAGCCGGTCGTCGCGGCGGTCGCCGGCTTCGCGCTCGGCGGCGGCTGCGAGATCGCCATGCAATGCGACATCATCATCGCCGCCGACACCGCCAAGTTCGGTCAGCCGGAAATCAAGCTCGGCGTCATTCCCGGCATCGGCGGCACGCAACGCCTGACACGCGCGGTCGGCAAGGCCAAGGCGATGGACCTCGTGCTCACCGGCCGCAACATGGATGCGGCGGAAGCCGAGCGTGCCGGCCTCGTCGCGCGCGTCGTGCCGGCCGCGAGCCTGATGGACGAAGCGATGAAGGTTGCCGAGACGATCGCCGGCATGTCGCTGCCATCGGTGCTGGCCGGCAAGGAATCGGTCAACGCCGCGTTCGAGTCGTCCTTGGCCGAAGGCGTGCGCTTCGAACGGCGCATCTTCCATTCGCTGTTCGCGACCGAGGATCAGAAGGAAGGCATGAAGGCCTTCGTCGAGAAGCGTAAGCCGGATTGGAAGAACAAGTAA
- a CDS encoding serine protease: MALKTMQGAAFTVIVGLVLAAGAAVAGEPAPRLPTPRPQIGQAESKPAPKDGFATASLPKADTIKPETAKVGANAPVFAGIPFDERIKIQAALFWSGDYAGATNGEDPMLAAVKNYQKRAKGNVTGVLTPVERAALVAAAQNYEKEFGWSVVVDPATGIRIGLPTKMVPQARDAARGTRWSSAYGEVQVETFRIKDPNLKLAAVFEQEKREPATRRVEYSVLNDDGFFISGIQGLKKFSVRAKIRDGEVRGFTLSFDQMMETIVSPMMVAMASAFSPFPERSAPFAALAKSVEYGNGVVVSERGHIVTDRRLTEGCQVIVAAGLGDAERVADDKDKGLALLRVYGPRKLSPVSLAGAPPKSGDMTLIGIPDPKEQGGTKALTEVKARLADEATIELQQPVPMAGFSGAAAIDAQGHFLGVTEMRNFVLASTEPAAPPVHLVSADTIRAFLNARNVEVASTTGPDAKASVVRIICVRK; the protein is encoded by the coding sequence GTGGCGTTAAAGACCATGCAGGGGGCCGCATTCACGGTCATCGTCGGTCTCGTGCTCGCGGCTGGCGCTGCGGTCGCGGGCGAACCTGCGCCACGGCTGCCAACGCCGCGGCCGCAGATCGGTCAGGCCGAGAGCAAGCCCGCGCCGAAGGATGGCTTCGCGACGGCCTCGTTGCCTAAGGCCGACACCATCAAGCCTGAGACCGCCAAGGTGGGAGCGAACGCGCCGGTCTTCGCGGGCATTCCTTTTGACGAACGCATCAAGATCCAGGCGGCGCTGTTCTGGTCGGGCGACTATGCCGGCGCGACGAATGGCGAAGACCCGATGTTGGCCGCGGTGAAGAACTATCAGAAGCGCGCCAAGGGCAACGTCACCGGCGTGCTGACACCGGTCGAACGGGCCGCGCTCGTCGCCGCCGCGCAGAATTACGAGAAAGAGTTCGGCTGGAGCGTGGTGGTCGATCCCGCGACCGGCATCCGTATCGGCCTGCCGACCAAGATGGTGCCGCAGGCGCGCGATGCCGCGCGCGGCACGCGCTGGTCATCGGCCTATGGCGAGGTGCAGGTCGAGACCTTCCGCATCAAGGATCCGAACTTGAAACTCGCCGCGGTGTTCGAGCAGGAGAAGCGTGAGCCGGCGACGCGCCGGGTCGAATACAGCGTGCTCAACGACGACGGCTTCTTCATCAGCGGCATCCAGGGCCTGAAGAAGTTCTCGGTGCGCGCCAAGATCCGCGACGGCGAAGTGCGCGGGTTCACCTTGTCGTTCGATCAGATGATGGAGACCATCGTCTCGCCGATGATGGTGGCAATGGCGAGTGCGTTCTCGCCGTTCCCCGAGCGCAGCGCGCCTTTCGCCGCGCTGGCGAAGTCGGTCGAGTACGGCAACGGCGTCGTCGTCAGCGAACGCGGCCACATCGTCACCGATCGCCGGTTGACCGAAGGCTGCCAAGTGATCGTCGCCGCGGGCCTCGGCGACGCCGAGCGGGTGGCGGACGACAAGGACAAAGGCCTCGCCCTGCTGCGAGTCTACGGCCCGCGCAAGTTATCGCCGGTTTCGCTCGCCGGCGCTCCGCCGAAGTCCGGCGACATGACGCTGATCGGCATTCCCGATCCGAAGGAGCAGGGCGGCACCAAGGCTTTGACCGAGGTGAAAGCGCGATTGGCCGACGAAGCGACCATTGAGCTGCAGCAGCCGGTGCCGATGGCCGGATTCTCCGGCGCCGCGGCCATCGATGCGCAAGGCCACTTCCTTGGTGTGACGGAGATGCGCAACTTCGTGCTGGCGAGCACCGAGCCGGCCGCGCCGCCGGTGCATCTCGTCAGCGCGGACACGATCCGCGCGTTTCTCAACGCGCGTAATGTCGAAGTCGCTTCGACAACCGGCCCCGACGCCAAGGCGTCGGTCGTGCGCATTATCTGCGTAAGGAAGTAG
- a CDS encoding glyoxalase superfamily protein codes for MSIAFKAAIPTFRIFSLEKAREFYLDFLGCKIDWEHRFEPEAPVYMQVSRGGFTLRLSEHHGDGTPGSIAYVPVSGVAELHRELNEKKYRYNRPGLDEQEWGMTEVTVVDPFNNRITFGEPTEMTARNT; via the coding sequence ATGTCAATCGCGTTCAAAGCCGCTATTCCGACGTTTCGGATTTTTTCGCTCGAGAAGGCGCGCGAGTTCTATCTCGACTTTCTCGGTTGCAAGATCGACTGGGAGCACCGTTTCGAACCCGAGGCGCCGGTTTACATGCAGGTCTCTCGCGGCGGTTTTACGCTGCGCCTCAGCGAGCACCATGGTGACGGTACGCCCGGCTCCATCGCCTACGTGCCCGTGAGCGGGGTAGCCGAGCTGCACCGCGAACTGAACGAAAAGAAGTACCGTTACAACCGCCCCGGCCTGGACGAGCAGGAATGGGGCATGACCGAGGTGACCGTCGTCGACCCGTTCAACAACCGGATCACCTTCGGCGAGCCCACCGAAATGACGGCGCGCAACACCTAA
- a CDS encoding DUF1428 domain-containing protein — protein MTYVDGFVVPVPKKKIAAYRKMARKAGKIWLEHGALEFRECVADDVKKGKWTSFPRSVKLKAGETVMFSWIVYRSRKQRDSVLKKVMSDERLKADMQGDMPFDGKRMIFGGFKTLVAL, from the coding sequence ATGACCTACGTGGACGGATTCGTGGTGCCGGTTCCGAAGAAGAAGATCGCGGCTTATCGCAAGATGGCGCGCAAGGCCGGCAAGATCTGGCTGGAACACGGCGCGCTCGAATTCCGCGAATGCGTCGCCGACGACGTCAAGAAAGGCAAGTGGACGTCGTTTCCGCGTAGCGTCAAGCTGAAGGCCGGCGAAACGGTGATGTTCTCATGGATCGTCTATCGCTCGCGCAAGCAGCGGGACAGCGTGCTGAAGAAGGTGATGAGCGACGAGCGCCTCAAAGCCGACATGCAGGGCGATATGCCATTCGACGGCAAGCGCATGATCTTCGGCGGCTTCAAGACCCTTGTCGCGCTCTGA
- the coaBC gene encoding bifunctional phosphopantothenoylcysteine decarboxylase/phosphopantothenate--cysteine ligase CoaBC: MASLTVRQLDERLKKLLRLRAARHGRSMEDEVRTILREAADATGHEALDLIVPPNPPKEGAEQRSVIEADVRHVLLIIGGGIAAYKSLDLIRRLRERRIAVRCILTKAAEQFITPLSAGALTGERVFTDLFDQTSEFDVGHIRLAREADLIVVAPATADLMAKICGGHADDLASAVLLAAGTNVLLAPAMNPHMWANKATQRNLAQLKADGFAFVGPNEGEMAESGERGLGRMAEPLEIAAAADNLLSLEAAQPLKGVRVLITSGPTHEPIDPVRYIANRSSGKQGHAIAAAAARAGAEVTLVSGPVNVLDPTGVKIVKVESARDMLAAVEQALPVDVAIFAAAVADWRVANAGEQKIKKKAGQSTPELALVENPDILSTIAHRTQQRPPLVIGFAAETENVVANAKDKLARKGCDWILANDVSPATGIMGGDRNTIQLVTGAGVEAWPTQSKEEVAAMLIDRIAAARNGAKK; this comes from the coding sequence ATGGCGTCGCTCACTGTCCGCCAGCTCGACGAGAGGCTCAAGAAGCTGCTGCGGCTGCGTGCCGCGCGCCACGGCCGTTCGATGGAGGACGAAGTCCGCACCATCCTGCGCGAGGCCGCGGACGCGACCGGCCATGAAGCGCTCGATCTCATCGTCCCGCCTAATCCGCCAAAGGAGGGGGCCGAGCAACGGTCCGTCATCGAGGCCGACGTCCGCCACGTGCTGCTGATCATCGGCGGTGGCATCGCGGCGTACAAGTCGCTCGATCTCATCCGGCGGTTGCGCGAGCGGCGCATCGCCGTGCGCTGCATTCTCACTAAGGCGGCCGAGCAATTCATCACGCCGCTGTCTGCCGGCGCGCTGACCGGCGAGCGCGTGTTCACCGATCTGTTCGACCAGACCTCCGAATTCGACGTCGGTCACATTCGGTTGGCGCGCGAAGCGGATCTCATCGTCGTCGCGCCGGCGACCGCCGATCTCATGGCGAAGATTTGCGGCGGCCACGCCGATGATCTCGCCAGCGCGGTGTTGCTCGCGGCGGGCACGAATGTGCTGCTCGCGCCGGCGATGAATCCGCATATGTGGGCGAACAAGGCGACGCAGCGCAATCTGGCGCAGCTCAAGGCCGATGGCTTTGCTTTCGTCGGACCCAACGAAGGCGAGATGGCGGAATCCGGCGAGCGCGGCTTGGGCCGCATGGCCGAGCCGCTCGAAATCGCCGCCGCTGCCGATAATCTCTTGTCGCTCGAAGCAGCACAGCCGCTCAAAGGCGTGCGTGTTCTCATCACCTCCGGCCCGACACACGAGCCGATCGATCCGGTGCGCTACATCGCCAACCGTTCTTCCGGCAAACAAGGGCACGCCATCGCCGCCGCCGCCGCCCGCGCCGGCGCCGAGGTGACGTTGGTGAGCGGGCCGGTGAACGTGCTCGATCCGACGGGCGTGAAGATCGTCAAGGTGGAGAGCGCGCGCGACATGCTCGCGGCTGTCGAGCAGGCGCTGCCCGTCGATGTCGCGATCTTCGCGGCGGCAGTGGCCGATTGGCGTGTCGCCAATGCGGGCGAGCAGAAGATCAAGAAAAAGGCGGGTCAATCGACGCCCGAACTGGCCTTGGTCGAAAATCCCGACATTCTGTCGACCATCGCGCACCGTACGCAGCAGCGTCCGCCGCTCGTCATCGGTTTTGCCGCCGAGACCGAGAATGTCGTCGCCAACGCCAAGGACAAACTGGCGCGCAAGGGCTGCGATTGGATCCTCGCCAACGATGTGTCGCCGGCGACCGGCATCATGGGCGGCGACCGCAACACCATTCAGCTTGTCACCGGTGCGGGCGTGGAAGCCTGGCCGACGCAATCGAAAGAAGAAGTGGCCGCGATGTTGATCGATCGCATCGCGGCTGCGCGCAATGGAGCGAAAAAGTGA
- a CDS encoding DUF899 family protein, translated as MLDKHTTLPSAQELADNCNVRIPNESAEYRKARTALLAEEIELRRHIERVAEQRRALPPGGAVKDYRFIGEKGPVGFADLFGDKQTLVIYTYMYGPQRERPCPMCTSLLSSFEGEAQDIMQNVALAVTARSPIERLRHFKSERGWRDLQFYSDPSGEFSRDFNALGPNGEEWPGLHVFTRRDGTLRHFWSGEMDGSTADPGQDSRGAPDLMPLWTVLDCTPEGRKPHWYPKLDYGR; from the coding sequence ATGCTCGACAAACATACGACGCTGCCATCCGCGCAAGAGCTCGCGGACAATTGCAACGTCCGCATTCCGAACGAGAGCGCCGAATACCGCAAGGCCCGTACAGCGCTGCTGGCCGAGGAGATCGAATTGCGGCGGCACATCGAGCGGGTTGCCGAACAGCGCCGGGCGTTACCGCCCGGCGGCGCGGTGAAGGACTATCGCTTCATCGGTGAAAAAGGACCGGTCGGCTTCGCCGATCTCTTCGGCGACAAGCAGACGCTCGTCATCTACACCTATATGTACGGCCCGCAGCGCGAGCGGCCGTGCCCGATGTGCACGTCGCTGCTGTCGTCTTTCGAGGGCGAGGCGCAGGACATCATGCAGAATGTCGCGCTGGCGGTGACGGCGCGCTCGCCGATCGAGCGCCTGCGGCACTTCAAGAGCGAGCGCGGGTGGCGCGACCTCCAGTTCTATTCGGATCCGTCCGGCGAGTTCAGCCGCGACTTCAACGCCCTCGGTCCGAACGGCGAGGAGTGGCCCGGTCTGCATGTCTTCACCCGGCGCGACGGCACGCTGCGTCATTTCTGGAGCGGCGAAATGGACGGCTCCACCGCCGATCCGGGTCAGGACTCGCGCGGCGCGCCGGACCTGATGCCGCTCTGGACCGTGCTCGACTGCACGCCGGAAGGCCGCAAGCCGCATTGGTATCCGAAACTCGACTACGGCCGCTGA
- the mutM gene encoding bifunctional DNA-formamidopyrimidine glycosylase/DNA-(apurinic or apyrimidinic site) lyase, with protein sequence MPELPEVETVRRGLAPAMEGARIDKVDVRHRGLRWPIAKDFEQRIEGQTVEGLGRRAKYLIADLSSGDVLVMHLGMSGSFRVGHESRPGIYYHETSKSTAHDHVVFHLSNGEIVTFNDPRRFGSMKLVPRAKLDQEPLLRGIGPEPLGNAFDAAMLAKACAGKKTSLKAALLDQRVVAGLGNIYVCEALFRARLSPKRRASTIADRHGKPNARAEALVPAIKAVLQDAIKAGGSSLRDHRRADGSLGDFQHNFLVYDREGQPCPGGCGGTVKRIVQAGRSTFYCPSCQK encoded by the coding sequence ATGCCCGAGCTCCCCGAAGTCGAAACCGTCCGCCGCGGTCTCGCGCCCGCCATGGAAGGCGCGCGCATCGACAAGGTCGACGTGCGCCATCGCGGCCTGCGCTGGCCGATCGCCAAGGACTTCGAGCAGCGCATCGAGGGGCAGACGGTCGAGGGTCTCGGCCGCCGCGCGAAGTATCTCATCGCCGATCTGTCGTCCGGCGACGTGCTGGTCATGCATCTCGGCATGTCGGGCTCGTTCCGCGTCGGTCATGAGTCGCGGCCGGGCATCTACTATCACGAGACGTCGAAGAGCACGGCGCACGACCATGTCGTGTTTCATCTCTCGAACGGCGAGATCGTGACCTTCAACGACCCGCGCCGCTTCGGCTCGATGAAGCTCGTGCCGCGCGCCAAGCTCGACCAGGAGCCTTTGCTGCGCGGCATCGGACCCGAGCCGCTCGGCAACGCATTCGATGCGGCGATGCTGGCGAAGGCCTGCGCCGGCAAAAAGACGTCACTCAAAGCGGCGCTGCTCGATCAGCGCGTGGTCGCCGGTCTCGGCAATATCTATGTCTGCGAGGCGCTGTTTCGCGCGCGGCTCTCGCCCAAACGGCGCGCTTCCACGATCGCCGACCGCCACGGCAAGCCCAATGCGCGCGCCGAAGCGCTCGTGCCGGCGATCAAGGCGGTGTTGCAGGACGCCATCAAGGCCGGCGGCTCCTCCTTGCGCGATCACCGCCGCGCCGACGGTTCGCTCGGCGACTTCCAACACAATTTCCTGGTCTATGACCGCGAAGGTCAGCCCTGCCCTGGCGGCTGCGGGGGCACGGTCAAACGCATCGTGCAGGCCGGGCGCTCGACCTTCTATTGTCCGTCATGCCAGAAATGA
- the ubiE gene encoding bifunctional demethylmenaquinone methyltransferase/2-methoxy-6-polyprenyl-1,4-benzoquinol methylase UbiE: MPTTREETHFGYENIPLEEKQGRVDDVFHSVARRYDLMNDLMSGGLHRPWKDALVTAVNPPKSDRAFRLLDLAGGTGDVAFRVVDAGGDGTRVTVCDINAEMLAVGRERAEKRGYDHAVTFEQGNAEELPYADKTFDCVTIAFGIRNVPRIERALAEVYRVLKTGGRFLCLEFSAVDVPGLDKIYELYSFNVIPRVGQAVTGDREAYQYLVESIRKFPKPRRFAAMIEAAGFRRVSFTQMTGGVVALHSGWKL, encoded by the coding sequence ATGCCCACGACCCGCGAAGAGACCCATTTCGGCTACGAGAACATCCCCCTGGAGGAAAAGCAGGGGCGGGTGGACGACGTCTTCCATTCGGTGGCGCGCCGCTACGACCTGATGAACGACCTGATGTCCGGCGGATTGCACCGGCCGTGGAAGGACGCCCTGGTCACCGCGGTGAACCCGCCGAAATCGGATCGTGCGTTCCGGCTGCTCGATCTCGCGGGGGGTACGGGCGACGTCGCTTTCCGCGTCGTGGACGCGGGCGGCGACGGCACGCGGGTGACGGTGTGCGACATCAATGCGGAGATGCTGGCAGTCGGCCGCGAGCGCGCGGAGAAGCGCGGCTATGACCATGCGGTGACCTTCGAGCAGGGCAATGCCGAAGAGCTGCCTTATGCCGACAAGACCTTCGACTGCGTCACCATCGCCTTCGGCATTCGCAACGTGCCGCGTATCGAGCGCGCGCTGGCGGAAGTCTATCGCGTGCTCAAGACGGGCGGGCGCTTTCTCTGCCTTGAATTCTCCGCGGTCGATGTGCCGGGTCTCGACAAGATCTACGAGCTCTATTCGTTCAACGTGATCCCGCGCGTCGGCCAGGCTGTCACCGGCGATCGCGAGGCCTATCAGTACCTCGTCGAATCCATTCGCAAGTTTCCCAAGCCGCGGCGCTTCGCCGCGATGATCGAAGCAGCCGGCTTCCGCCGCGTCTCGTTCACGCAGATGACCGGCGGCGTCGTCGCGCTGCACTCGGGCTGGAAATTGTGA
- a CDS encoding MarR family winged helix-turn-helix transcriptional regulator — MSKPDPVSFASTILVRDACLCLHAQRAARALARHFDDVLRPVGITSGQFSLLMSLNRPEPPSIGSVAQLLAMDRTTLTANLKPLERRGLVKVAVDPEDRRSRRLALTPEGRNVLAEAFPLWKGTHAAIEQKIAESGPDLVRTALRALS, encoded by the coding sequence ATGTCAAAACCCGACCCCGTGTCCTTTGCGAGCACCATTCTGGTGCGGGACGCGTGTCTGTGCCTGCACGCACAACGCGCGGCGCGGGCGTTGGCGCGTCATTTCGACGACGTGCTGCGGCCGGTGGGCATCACCAGCGGGCAATTTTCGCTGCTGATGTCGCTCAACCGCCCGGAGCCGCCGAGCATCGGCAGCGTGGCGCAGTTGCTGGCGATGGACCGCACGACGCTCACCGCCAATCTCAAGCCGCTGGAGCGGCGGGGGTTGGTCAAGGTCGCCGTCGACCCGGAAGATCGCCGCAGCCGCCGTCTGGCGTTGACCCCGGAAGGCCGCAATGTGCTCGCCGAGGCCTTCCCGTTGTGGAAGGGCACCCACGCGGCCATCGAACAGAAGATCGCCGAGAGCGGCCCGGACCTCGTCCGCACGGCCTTGCGGGCGCTGTCCTAG